ACACCCGCGACCACGCCTTCGCCGACGCGGCCATGTTCCGGCGCACGTACGAGACGAACGTGTTCGGCACCGTGGCCGTCACCGATGCGTTCCTGCCGTTGCTGCACCGCAGCGTGATGGGGCGCATCGTGAACGTGTCCTCGACGATGGGATCGCTGCAGGACCAGTGCGATCCGAAATCGCCGTATTACGGCATGATCCTGCCGGCGTACCAGAGCTCGAAGGCGGCCCTGAACGCCGTGACCGTCGCGCTCGCCAAGAAGCTCGCGGGTACGCCGATCACGGTCACGTCCGTGTGCCCGGGCTGGGTGCAGACCGATCTGGCGCCGGGGAACCGGGAGCGGGCCCCGCTGACGCCCGACGAGGCCGCGCGCATCGTCGTCACCGCCGCCACGCTGGCAGCGGACGCGCCCAGCGGAACGTTCATCGACAGCGCCGGCGTCGTGGCCTGGTAGGTCCCGGCTACTCCCCGGTGCTGCCGTCCACCGACTCGCGTAGCAGGTCGGCATGCCCGTTGTGCCGTGCGTACTCCTCGATCAGGTGCACCAGGATCCAGCGCAGGCTCGGCGACCGGCCGTCCGGCCAGCGGCGCTCGGCCAACCGGTCCAGCCCGCCGTCGGCCAGCGCTTCGCCCACCAGGGCCCGCGCTCGCTCGACGGTGTCGCGCCAGAGCGCGCGCAGCTGATCGGGGCTGTCCCGCGCCGCGGAGTGCCAATCCCAGTCACGGTCGGCGGCCCAGTCCACCGCGTCCCAGGGTGGTGCCGCCGCGTGCCCGTGCAGCCAGCGCGAGCACCAGTGGTCCTCGACGTACGCGAGATGCTTGAGCAGCCCGCCGAGCGTCATCGACGAGGCGCCCACCGTCGCCGCCAGCGCGGCGGCGTCGAGCCGTGAGCACTTCCAGTCGAGCGTCGCGCGTTGGTAGTCCAGGAAGCCCAGCAGGGTTCCGGTCTCGTCCGCGGCGAGTGGCGGTTCGGGACGCCCCTGCTCGTCGACGGTGGTCACGGTGGCCAACCTATCGCTGCGGAAAGGGTCCGACGGTCCAGTCGTGCAGGTTGACCTGGTCGTGCCGGCGGGCGAACTCGTCGATCTCCTCCTGGGTCGGCGTACGGCCGTCCGCGCGCGCCTGCAGCAGCCCGGTGAAGTAGTCCTCGCGCGGGATGCCCGGTGTGAACAGGATCAGGAACCGGGCGCCGACGTCCTGGGCCACGGACCGGAATCCGTGCACGCCGTGGCGCGGCACGTAGACCAGGTCGCCGGCGCTGGCCGTCGTCCACTCGTGGCCGTCCAGCACGGCGAGTTCGCCGTCGAGCACGTAGAACGTCTCGCTGAAGCCGGCGTGGTAGTGCGGGCCGGGTCCGCCGCCACCGGGTGCGAGGCGGTACTCGAACAGCCCGAAGTCGTTGCGGGTCTGTGCCGAGGTGGCGACGAACCGCGTGCTCGCGGACGGGTCGCCGCCTGCGAACGGTTGCTCGGCGCTGCGGACGACGGTGGCGCGCAGGCTCTCGAACAAGCTCATCGGCCCAGGCTCTCACCGGCGTCCGACACCCGTGCCGGCCGGCCCTGCTCGTCGGCCTCTGTGGCACGGGGCTGCTGCAACGGCTGCTCGACCGGGTCACGCCTGGTGACCTGCTACGCGCCTGACCGCCCGATCACGACGGTGGCATCGAGCGGTTCGTACCGGACGACGTCAGCGGTCAGGCCGGCGTCGCGCATCAGCGCGCGAGTATCGGACGACTGCCGCTCGCTGGTCTCGACCAACAGCGCCCCGCCGGGGGCCAGCCAGCCCGGCGCGCCGGCGATCACCCGGCGCTGCACGTCGAGCCCGTCCGCCCCGCCGTCGAGCGCCGCCCGTGGCTCGTGCAGCCGCGCCTCCGGTGGCAGCAGGCCGATCGTTCCGGTCGGGATGTACGGCGCGTTGACGACGAGCAGGTCGACCCGGCCGCGCAGCCCGCGCGGCAGCGGCGCGTACAGATCACCCAGGTAGGCGTGCCCGCCGGGCAGGTTCCGTTCGGCGCAGCGCACCGCCGCCGGCTCGATGTCCACGGCGTGCACCTGGACACCGGCAACCGCGGCCGCCACCGCCGACCCGATCGCGCCGGATCCGCAGCACAGGTCCAGCACCACCGCACCCGGAGCGGCCAGGGCGATCGCGCGCCGGGCCAGGAACTCGGTGCGCCGGCGCGGCACGAACACGCCCGCCTCGACCACCACGCGCCGGCCGAGGAACTCCGCCCAGCCCAGCAGGTGCTCCAGCGGCTCGCCGGCCACCCGCCGCGCCACCAGCGCCTCGACG
This genomic stretch from Jatrophihabitans cynanchi harbors:
- a CDS encoding SDR family oxidoreductase, whose protein sequence is MPIALVTGANRGLGFATARALARHGMCVLLGGRDPIRTEAAAAELRTEGLQVGALPLDVTDPDSVAAAAAHATDRHGRLDVLVNNAGVLPEATDTRDHAFADAAMFRRTYETNVFGTVAVTDAFLPLLHRSVMGRIVNVSSTMGSLQDQCDPKSPYYGMILPAYQSSKAALNAVTVALAKKLAGTPITVTSVCPGWVQTDLAPGNRERAPLTPDEAARIVVTAATLAADAPSGTFIDSAGVVAW
- a CDS encoding DinB family protein; protein product: MTTVDEQGRPEPPLAADETGTLLGFLDYQRATLDWKCSRLDAAALAATVGASSMTLGGLLKHLAYVEDHWCSRWLHGHAAAPPWDAVDWAADRDWDWHSAARDSPDQLRALWRDTVERARALVGEALADGGLDRLAERRWPDGRSPSLRWILVHLIEEYARHNGHADLLRESVDGSTGE
- a CDS encoding cupin domain-containing protein, producing MSLFESLRATVVRSAEQPFAGGDPSASTRFVATSAQTRNDFGLFEYRLAPGGGGPGPHYHAGFSETFYVLDGELAVLDGHEWTTASAGDLVYVPRHGVHGFRSVAQDVGARFLILFTPGIPREDYFTGLLQARADGRTPTQEEIDEFARRHDQVNLHDWTVGPFPQR
- a CDS encoding putative protein N(5)-glutamine methyltransferase, giving the protein MTTVPDALVSRLRAAGCVFAEDEARLLAVAGPDRVEALVARRVAGEPLEHLLGWAEFLGRRVVVEAGVFVPRRRTEFLARRAIALAAPGAVVLDLCCGSGAIGSAVAAAVAGVQVHAVDIEPAAVRCAERNLPGGHAYLGDLYAPLPRGLRGRVDLLVVNAPYIPTGTIGLLPPEARLHEPRAALDGGADGLDVQRRVIAGAPGWLAPGGALLVETSERQSSDTRALMRDAGLTADVVRYEPLDATVVIGRSGA